The following are from one region of the Nocardioides marmotae genome:
- the mfd gene encoding transcription-repair coupling factor has product MSLTGLADVVLADPTLAAAVEDARGGAVRALDLTGPEALRPFVVTGLVRAGRTVLAVTATAREAEDLVEALGCFLDPGTVAYYPSWETLPHERLSPRSDTVGRRLAVLRRLVHPGDDASNGPLQVVVAPVRSVLQPQVKGLGELAPVELVPGDDAPLDDVVRRLADAAYSRVDLVERRGEFAVRGGIVDVFPPTEEHPLRVEFWGDEVEEIRAFSVADQRTLDKVERLWAPPCRELLLTDEVRERAAELGRRHPTLVELTDKIAAGIAVEGMESLAPVLTDEMELLVDLMPADTHVLVLDPERARSRAHDLVATSEEFLGASWAAAASGGTAPIDLGAASYRSLSDVREHALDQHKPWWTMSPFGIGDDASGPVTDVDAIAGAVPSRALPMHPVDAYRGDLERAVKDIGTWLAEGYRTVVVHPGHGPANRMVEVLAEHDVPARLVEDLSGPPATDVVTVTCASAAHGFVDELGRTVLLTGEDLTGQKSSTRDMRKMPARRKKQIDPLELKAGDYVVHEQHGVGRFVEMKQREVGGAVREYLVLEYGASKRGGPPDRLYVPADALDQVTRYVGGEQPSLDRLGGADWAKRKGRARKAVREIAAELIKLYAARQATQGYAFGPDTPWQRELEDAFPFQETPDQLSTVDEVKADMRRTMPMDRLICGDVGYGKTEIAVRAAFKAVQDGKQVAVLVPTTLLVTQHLSTFAERMAGFPVVLKALSRFQSDKEAAEVMAGIAEGSIDIVVGTHRLLNPDIRFKDLGLIVVDEEQRFGVEHKEQMKRLRTSVDVLSMSATPIPRTLEMAITGIREMSTITTPPEERHPVLTYVGAYEDRQVVAAVRRELLREGQVFYIHNRVNSIEKAAARIRELVPEARVATAHGQMNEKQLEQVMLDFWEKRFDVLVCTTLVESGLDVSNANTMIIERADTLGLSQLHQLRGRVGRSRERAYAYFLYPGEKPLTETAHARLATLAQHSDLGGGMAIAMKDLEIRGAGNLLGGEQSGHIADVGFDLYVRLVGEAVTEFKGETEPELNEVRIELPVDAHLPHDYIPSERLRLEVYKRLAEVRSDADVDQIREELVDRYGEPPEVVTSLLLVARFRARARTAGIGEVTAAGKNIRFAPVSLPESRVVRLNRMYPKSIVKPALDTILVPRPQTAVVGGKPIAGIALLQWAHGVIDAIIDPPATS; this is encoded by the coding sequence GTGAGCCTCACCGGCCTCGCCGACGTCGTCCTCGCCGACCCCACCCTCGCCGCCGCCGTCGAGGACGCCCGCGGGGGCGCGGTCCGCGCGCTCGACCTCACCGGGCCCGAGGCGCTGCGCCCGTTCGTGGTCACCGGCCTGGTCCGCGCCGGCCGCACCGTGCTGGCCGTCACCGCCACCGCGCGGGAGGCCGAGGACCTGGTCGAGGCGCTCGGCTGCTTCCTCGACCCCGGCACGGTCGCCTACTACCCCAGCTGGGAGACGCTCCCGCACGAGCGGCTCAGCCCCCGCAGCGACACCGTGGGTCGCCGGCTCGCGGTGCTGCGCCGGCTCGTGCACCCCGGCGACGACGCCAGCAACGGCCCGCTCCAGGTCGTCGTGGCGCCGGTGCGCAGCGTGCTCCAGCCCCAGGTGAAGGGGCTCGGCGAGCTCGCCCCCGTCGAGCTGGTTCCGGGCGACGACGCCCCGCTCGACGACGTGGTGCGGCGGCTGGCGGACGCGGCGTACTCCCGCGTGGACCTGGTGGAGCGGCGCGGGGAGTTCGCGGTCCGCGGCGGCATCGTCGACGTCTTCCCGCCGACCGAGGAGCACCCGCTGCGCGTGGAGTTCTGGGGCGACGAGGTCGAGGAGATCCGCGCCTTCTCCGTCGCCGACCAGCGCACCCTGGACAAGGTCGAGCGGCTCTGGGCGCCGCCGTGCCGCGAGCTGCTGCTCACCGACGAGGTGCGCGAGCGCGCCGCCGAGCTGGGCCGCCGGCACCCGACCCTGGTCGAGCTCACCGACAAGATCGCCGCCGGCATCGCGGTCGAGGGCATGGAGTCCCTCGCACCCGTGCTCACCGACGAGATGGAGCTGCTGGTCGACCTGATGCCGGCCGACACCCACGTGCTGGTCCTCGACCCCGAGCGGGCGCGGAGCCGGGCCCACGACCTGGTCGCGACGAGCGAGGAGTTCCTCGGGGCGAGCTGGGCGGCGGCCGCCAGCGGCGGGACCGCGCCGATCGACCTCGGCGCGGCGTCGTACCGCTCGCTCTCCGACGTCCGCGAGCACGCCCTGGACCAGCACAAGCCGTGGTGGACGATGAGCCCCTTCGGCATCGGCGACGACGCCTCCGGGCCGGTGACCGACGTCGACGCGATCGCCGGCGCGGTGCCGAGCCGGGCGCTGCCGATGCACCCGGTCGACGCCTACCGCGGTGACCTGGAGCGCGCGGTCAAGGACATCGGCACCTGGCTCGCCGAGGGCTACCGCACCGTGGTCGTCCACCCCGGCCACGGCCCAGCGAACCGGATGGTCGAGGTGCTCGCCGAGCACGACGTCCCCGCGCGCCTGGTCGAGGACCTCAGCGGCCCGCCGGCCACCGACGTCGTCACCGTCACCTGCGCCTCGGCCGCGCACGGCTTCGTCGACGAGCTGGGCCGCACGGTGCTGCTCACCGGCGAGGACCTCACCGGCCAGAAGTCCTCCACGCGCGACATGCGGAAGATGCCCGCGCGGCGCAAGAAGCAGATCGACCCGCTCGAGCTCAAGGCCGGCGACTACGTCGTCCACGAGCAGCACGGCGTGGGCCGGTTCGTGGAGATGAAGCAGCGCGAGGTCGGCGGCGCGGTCCGCGAGTACCTCGTGCTCGAGTACGGCGCCTCCAAGCGCGGCGGTCCGCCCGACCGGCTCTACGTGCCGGCCGACGCGCTGGACCAGGTCACCCGCTACGTCGGCGGCGAGCAGCCCAGCCTGGACCGCCTCGGCGGCGCGGACTGGGCCAAGCGCAAGGGGCGCGCCCGCAAGGCCGTCCGCGAGATCGCCGCCGAGCTGATCAAGCTCTACGCCGCGCGGCAGGCCACCCAGGGCTACGCCTTCGGCCCGGACACCCCGTGGCAGCGCGAGCTCGAGGACGCCTTCCCGTTCCAGGAGACCCCCGACCAGCTGAGCACGGTCGACGAGGTCAAGGCCGACATGCGGCGCACGATGCCGATGGACCGGCTCATCTGCGGCGACGTCGGCTACGGCAAGACCGAGATCGCGGTGCGCGCGGCGTTCAAGGCCGTCCAGGACGGCAAGCAGGTCGCCGTGCTCGTGCCGACCACGCTGCTGGTCACCCAGCACCTCTCGACCTTCGCCGAGCGGATGGCCGGCTTCCCGGTCGTGCTCAAGGCGCTCTCGCGCTTCCAGAGCGACAAGGAGGCCGCCGAGGTGATGGCGGGGATCGCCGAGGGCAGCATCGACATCGTCGTGGGCACCCACCGGCTGCTCAACCCCGACATCCGGTTCAAGGACCTCGGGCTGATCGTCGTCGACGAGGAGCAGCGCTTCGGTGTGGAGCACAAGGAGCAGATGAAGCGGCTGCGCACCTCCGTCGACGTGCTCTCCATGTCGGCCACGCCGATCCCGCGCACCCTGGAGATGGCGATCACCGGCATCCGCGAGATGTCGACGATCACCACCCCGCCCGAGGAGCGGCACCCGGTGCTGACCTACGTCGGCGCCTACGAGGACCGCCAGGTCGTCGCCGCCGTACGCCGCGAGCTGCTGCGCGAGGGCCAGGTCTTCTACATCCACAACCGGGTCAACTCGATCGAGAAGGCGGCCGCGAGGATCCGCGAGCTCGTGCCCGAGGCGCGGGTCGCGACCGCGCACGGCCAGATGAACGAGAAGCAGCTCGAGCAGGTGATGCTCGACTTCTGGGAGAAGCGCTTCGACGTGCTGGTCTGCACGACGCTGGTGGAGTCCGGTCTCGACGTCTCCAACGCCAACACGATGATCATCGAGCGCGCCGACACCCTCGGCCTCTCCCAGCTCCACCAGCTGCGCGGCCGGGTCGGCCGGTCCCGGGAGCGCGCCTACGCCTACTTCCTCTACCCGGGGGAGAAGCCGCTGACCGAGACCGCCCACGCGCGGCTCGCGACGCTGGCACAGCACTCCGACCTCGGCGGCGGCATGGCGATCGCGATGAAGGACCTCGAGATCCGCGGCGCGGGCAACCTGCTCGGCGGGGAGCAGTCGGGCCACATCGCCGACGTCGGCTTCGACCTCTACGTCCGCCTGGTCGGCGAGGCCGTCACCGAGTTCAAGGGCGAGACGGAGCCGGAGCTCAACGAGGTCCGCATCGAGCTGCCGGTCGACGCGCACCTGCCGCACGACTACATCCCCAGCGAGCGGCTGCGGCTGGAGGTCTACAAGCGGCTCGCCGAGGTCCGCAGCGACGCCGACGTCGACCAGATCCGCGAGGAGCTCGTCGACCGGTACGGCGAGCCGCCGGAGGTCGTCACCTCGCTGCTGCTGGTCGCGCGGTTCCGCGCGCGGGCGCGCACGGCCGGCATCGGGGAGGTCACGGCCGCGGGCAAGAACATCCGCTTCGCCCCGGTGAGCCTGCCGGAGTCGCGGGTGGTCCGGCTCAACCGGATGTACCCGAAGTCGATCGTGAAGCCGGCCCTCGACACGATCCTGGTGCCGCGCCCGCAGACCGCGGTGGTGGGGGGCAAGCCGATCGCCGGCATCGCCCTGCTTCAATGGGCCCACGGTGTGATCGACGCCATCATCGACCCGCCGGCCACCAGCTGA
- a CDS encoding MazG nucleotide pyrophosphohydrolase domain-containing protein, which produces MSDPADVPLLEFLAVMRRLRAECGWKRAQTHRSLARYLLEETHETLEAIDVGEETGDWSALREELGDLLLQVYFHAVLAEERGEFTLDDVATDVTAKMHRRNPHVFGSAAEAAGVDADDPAAVNEAWEAAKAAEKQRTSLTDGIPPALPALLYADKVLDRLERAGTPADLGGEHPELGDRLLALVAEARAAGTDPEQALRDAVRRALARSAG; this is translated from the coding sequence GTGAGCGACCCCGCCGACGTACCCCTCCTGGAGTTCCTGGCCGTCATGCGGCGGCTGCGGGCGGAGTGCGGCTGGAAGCGGGCCCAGACCCACCGGTCGCTCGCGCGCTACCTGCTGGAGGAGACCCACGAGACGCTCGAGGCGATCGACGTCGGCGAGGAGACCGGCGACTGGTCGGCGCTGCGCGAGGAGCTCGGCGACCTGCTGCTCCAGGTCTACTTCCACGCGGTCCTCGCCGAGGAGCGCGGGGAGTTCACCCTCGATGACGTCGCCACCGACGTGACCGCGAAGATGCACCGCCGCAACCCGCACGTCTTCGGGTCGGCCGCCGAGGCGGCCGGCGTCGACGCCGACGACCCGGCGGCGGTCAACGAGGCGTGGGAGGCGGCCAAGGCCGCCGAGAAGCAGCGCACCTCGCTCACCGACGGCATCCCGCCGGCCCTCCCGGCCCTGCTGTACGCCGACAAGGTGCTCGACCGGCTGGAGCGGGCCGGGACGCCGGCCGACCTCGGCGGCGAACACCCGGAGCTCGGCGACCGGCTGCTCGCGCTCGTGGCCGAGGCGCGCGCAGCCGGCACCGACCCCGAGCAGGCGCTGCGCGACGCCGTGCGGCGGGCGCTGGCCCGGTCGGCCGGCTAG
- a CDS encoding RNA polymerase subunit sigma-70 yields the protein MESSQIEAARGGDELAFAALVEPFRRELHLHCYRISGSVDDADDLLQEVLVAAWKGLPQFAGRSSLRTWLYRIATTRSLSRLRDQARRPRPAPAPPFEPPTPSDRFDVPHLQPYPDARLDELDPAMRVVARESIELAFVVALQALPPRQAAALVLCDVLDFSTGEAADMLAASPTAVKGLLQRARSAMPAPRARDGSDAHDELARVFADAFERDDVDSLIGLLTDQTWLAMPPASERYEGRSAIEAFLRASAAGRPGGHYTLTATSAASRPAFVCYLDGRARGLLVIEPAPDGTRVVSIMRFLDDNLHRHFGMPDTLP from the coding sequence GTGGAGTCGTCGCAGATCGAAGCCGCGCGAGGCGGGGACGAGCTGGCCTTCGCTGCGCTCGTCGAACCGTTCCGTCGCGAGCTGCACCTGCACTGCTATCGGATCTCGGGATCTGTCGACGACGCCGACGACCTCCTGCAGGAGGTCCTCGTGGCGGCGTGGAAGGGTCTGCCCCAGTTCGCAGGGAGGTCCTCGCTCCGGACGTGGCTGTACCGGATAGCGACCACCCGGTCGCTGAGCCGGCTGCGGGACCAGGCCCGACGGCCGAGGCCGGCCCCCGCCCCGCCGTTCGAGCCACCGACACCGTCCGACCGATTCGATGTGCCGCACCTGCAGCCGTACCCGGACGCACGTCTCGACGAGCTCGACCCCGCGATGCGGGTGGTGGCGCGCGAGAGCATCGAGCTGGCCTTCGTCGTGGCGCTCCAGGCTCTCCCGCCCCGTCAGGCGGCGGCCCTGGTGCTCTGTGACGTCCTCGACTTCTCGACCGGCGAGGCTGCCGACATGCTCGCTGCAAGCCCCACGGCGGTGAAGGGACTTCTTCAACGCGCGCGCTCAGCCATGCCGGCTCCGCGTGCCAGGGACGGCTCGGACGCCCACGACGAGCTGGCCCGCGTGTTCGCCGATGCCTTTGAGCGCGACGATGTCGATTCCCTCATCGGCCTGCTGACCGACCAGACCTGGCTGGCGATGCCGCCGGCCAGTGAACGCTACGAGGGCCGTTCCGCGATCGAAGCCTTCCTGCGCGCGAGCGCGGCCGGCCGCCCCGGTGGCCACTACACGCTCACCGCCACCTCAGCAGCCAGTCGGCCAGCCTTCGTCTGCTACCTCGACGGCCGCGCGCGAGGACTGCTCGTCATCGAACCTGCGCCGGACGGGACACGTGTCGTCTCGATCATGCGGTTCCTCGACGACAACCTCCATCGCCACTTCGGAATGCCGGACACACTCCCCTGA
- a CDS encoding nuclear transport factor 2 family protein: MTEQQTPAVDTALAYHRAWTAGDLDAALAQVADDVVCHAPPGTLTGTDALRGFMGPFAGSLTSSTLLAAFGDEDQVLIMYDTANPAVPSAPGAELYRVHDGRIAEIRIVFDRLPFALARGDVVQA; this comes from the coding sequence ATGACCGAGCAGCAGACCCCCGCGGTGGACACCGCCCTGGCTTACCACCGCGCGTGGACCGCCGGTGACCTCGACGCAGCGCTGGCGCAGGTCGCCGACGACGTCGTCTGTCACGCACCTCCCGGAACGCTGACCGGTACCGACGCCTTGCGTGGCTTCATGGGTCCGTTCGCCGGCTCGCTGACGAGCTCGACACTCCTTGCGGCCTTCGGCGACGAGGACCAGGTGCTCATCATGTACGACACGGCGAACCCGGCAGTGCCGAGCGCTCCAGGTGCCGAGCTCTACCGCGTCCACGACGGTCGGATCGCCGAGATCCGCATCGTCTTCGACCGCCTGCCCTTCGCGCTGGCACGCGGCGACGTCGTCCAGGCCTGA
- a CDS encoding amidase, producing the protein MLDYRDHDALGLAALVRAGDVTAEELLEAARSRAAEVNPRINAIVRDVDPPAPSGPEPDGGRPFAGVPFLLKDLHQDLAGLPTSGGSAALRDHPAAETATVVQRWVDAGLVVFGKTNSPEFGAKGITEPHAFGATRNPWDTDHTPGGSSGGSAAAVAAGIVPCAAASDGGGSIRIPASACGLFGLKASRGLLPSGPVRGEPLGGTGVDGVVSRSVRDTAAMLDVLAGPTDVSPYLPGGLPAGGFAAGLDRDPGRLRIGMTWQSSINPDPHPEARAAVRRAADLLSDLGHDVVEVATPVDDARLAQDFLTTWFAHCAVAVEEARRLTGAGEDAFEPDTRVMAALGRATSATQFVRAAEGRHEHVRRLAAFHAEHDLLLTPTTATPPPRIGAFDLPAPVALAQRALLTARAGGVLRFTPVVHQMIDKNLGWVPYTQLANLTGRPAMSVPLHWTAAGLPIGAQLVGRLGSDALLLRLAAQLERALPWWDRRAMAD; encoded by the coding sequence GTGCTGGACTACCGCGACCACGACGCCCTGGGCCTGGCCGCGCTGGTGCGCGCCGGCGACGTCACCGCAGAGGAGCTGCTCGAGGCGGCCCGCTCCCGCGCGGCCGAGGTCAACCCGCGGATCAACGCCATCGTCCGCGACGTCGACCCGCCGGCCCCGAGCGGGCCGGAGCCGGACGGCGGCCGGCCGTTCGCCGGGGTGCCGTTCCTGCTCAAGGACCTGCACCAGGACCTCGCCGGCCTGCCCACGAGCGGGGGCAGCGCGGCGCTGCGGGACCACCCGGCCGCGGAGACCGCGACGGTCGTGCAGCGCTGGGTCGACGCGGGCCTGGTCGTCTTCGGGAAGACCAACAGCCCCGAGTTCGGCGCCAAGGGCATCACCGAGCCGCACGCGTTCGGCGCGACCCGCAACCCCTGGGACACCGACCACACCCCGGGCGGCTCCTCCGGCGGCAGCGCGGCGGCCGTGGCCGCCGGGATCGTGCCGTGCGCGGCGGCCAGCGACGGCGGCGGGTCGATCCGGATCCCCGCCTCCGCGTGCGGGCTCTTCGGGCTCAAGGCCAGCCGAGGCCTGCTGCCGTCGGGGCCGGTCCGCGGCGAGCCGCTCGGCGGCACCGGCGTCGACGGCGTGGTCTCCCGCAGCGTGCGCGACACCGCCGCGATGCTCGACGTCCTGGCCGGGCCGACCGACGTCTCGCCGTACCTCCCCGGCGGGCTGCCCGCCGGCGGGTTCGCCGCCGGGCTCGACCGGGACCCCGGCCGCCTGCGGATCGGGATGACCTGGCAGAGCTCGATCAACCCCGACCCGCACCCCGAGGCCCGGGCCGCCGTACGCCGCGCCGCGGACCTGCTCAGCGACCTCGGCCACGACGTCGTCGAGGTCGCCACCCCCGTCGACGACGCCCGGCTCGCCCAGGACTTCCTCACCACCTGGTTCGCGCACTGCGCCGTCGCGGTCGAGGAGGCCCGCCGGCTCACCGGTGCCGGCGAGGACGCCTTCGAGCCCGACACCCGGGTGATGGCCGCGCTCGGCCGCGCGACCAGCGCGACGCAGTTCGTGCGGGCCGCCGAGGGCCGCCACGAGCACGTACGCCGCCTGGCGGCCTTCCACGCCGAGCACGACCTGCTGCTGACCCCCACCACGGCCACCCCACCCCCGCGGATCGGCGCCTTCGACCTGCCGGCGCCGGTGGCGCTCGCGCAGCGGGCGCTGCTGACCGCCCGGGCCGGCGGGGTGCTGCGCTTCACCCCGGTCGTCCATCAGATGATCGACAAGAACCTCGGCTGGGTGCCCTACACCCAGCTGGCCAACCTCACCGGCCGTCCGGCGATGAGCGTGCCGCTGCACTGGACCGCCGCCGGGCTGCCGATCGGCGCCCAGCTGGTCGGCCGGCTCGGCAGCGACGCGCTGCTCCTGCGGCTCGCCGCCCAGCTCGAGCGGGCCCTCCCCTGGTGGGACCGCCGGGCGATGGCCGACTAG
- the eno gene encoding phosphopyruvate hydratase gives MASIEAVGAREILDSRGNPTVEVEVLLDDGAFARAAVPSGASTGAFEAVELRDGGDRYLGKGVEKAVDAVLNTIGPAIEGLDADDQRVVDQTMLDVDGTPNKATLGANAILGVSLAVARAAADSAGLPLYRYVGGPNAHLLPVPMMNILNGGAHADTNVDIQEFMIAPIGAPTFREALRTGTEVYHALKSVLKKRGLATGVGDEGGFAPDLESNRAALDLIAEAVGAAGLTLGTDVVLALDVAASEFCTDGSYTFEGQQKSAEQMTAYYADLVSSYPIVSIEDPLDEDDWEGWKAITDQLGSRTQLVGDDLFVTNVERLQRGITGGQANALLVKVNQIGSLTETLDSVELAHRNGYRCMMSHRSGETEDTTIADLAVATNCGQIKTGAPARSERVAKYNQLLRIEEELGDAARYAGPGAFPRYQG, from the coding sequence GTGGCATCCATCGAAGCTGTCGGCGCCCGCGAGATCCTCGACTCGCGCGGCAACCCCACGGTCGAGGTCGAGGTGCTCCTCGACGACGGCGCCTTCGCGCGCGCCGCGGTTCCCAGCGGCGCCTCCACCGGCGCCTTCGAGGCGGTCGAGCTGCGTGACGGCGGCGACCGCTACCTCGGCAAGGGCGTGGAGAAGGCCGTCGACGCCGTCCTCAACACCATCGGCCCCGCCATCGAGGGCCTCGACGCCGACGACCAGCGGGTCGTGGACCAGACGATGCTCGACGTCGACGGCACGCCCAACAAGGCGACGCTCGGCGCCAACGCGATCCTCGGCGTCTCGCTCGCCGTCGCCCGTGCGGCGGCGGACTCCGCCGGCCTCCCGCTCTACCGGTACGTCGGCGGGCCCAACGCCCACCTGCTGCCGGTGCCGATGATGAACATCCTCAACGGCGGCGCGCACGCCGACACCAACGTCGACATCCAGGAGTTCATGATCGCGCCGATCGGCGCGCCGACCTTCCGCGAGGCGCTGCGCACCGGCACGGAGGTCTACCACGCGCTGAAGTCGGTGCTGAAGAAGCGCGGGCTCGCGACCGGCGTGGGCGACGAGGGCGGCTTCGCCCCCGACCTGGAGTCCAACCGCGCCGCGCTCGACCTCATCGCCGAGGCCGTCGGCGCCGCCGGCCTCACGCTCGGCACCGACGTCGTGCTCGCCCTCGACGTGGCCGCCTCGGAGTTCTGCACCGACGGGTCCTACACCTTCGAGGGCCAGCAGAAGAGCGCGGAGCAGATGACGGCCTACTACGCCGACCTGGTCTCCTCCTACCCGATCGTCTCCATCGAGGACCCGCTCGACGAGGACGACTGGGAGGGGTGGAAGGCGATCACCGACCAGCTCGGCAGCCGCACCCAGCTCGTCGGCGACGACCTGTTCGTCACCAACGTCGAGCGCCTCCAGCGCGGCATCACCGGCGGCCAGGCCAACGCGCTGCTGGTCAAGGTCAACCAGATCGGCTCGCTGACCGAGACCCTCGACTCCGTCGAGCTGGCGCACCGCAACGGCTACCGCTGCATGATGAGCCACCGTTCCGGCGAGACCGAGGACACCACGATCGCCGACCTCGCGGTGGCCACCAACTGCGGCCAGATCAAGACCGGCGCCCCGGCCCGGTCCGAGCGCGTCGCCAAGTACAACCAGCTCCTGCGCATCGAGGAGGAGCTGGGTGACGCGGCTCGCTACGCCGGCCCCGGCGCGTTCCCCCGCTACCAGGGCTGA
- a CDS encoding FtsB family cell division protein, whose amino-acid sequence MADDRRDSRGARRPRGRTGPGRATSGGPGGAPRGVRPGSSERPAPRRPRLTGRAAVLVLVLAVLAVSYASSMRAFLHQRSEIAELKAQIAERRAAIDDLEREKKRWQDPAFVQSRARDIGYVMRGETPFVVLQDGEPLTTGATLSDPDDLPEQAPTAWWVDAWDSVRLAGHPPKDEPPPATTIDGTTEETE is encoded by the coding sequence ATGGCCGACGACCGACGCGACTCCCGGGGAGCACGGCGACCCCGGGGGCGCACCGGTCCCGGCCGGGCCACGTCCGGCGGGCCGGGCGGTGCGCCACGCGGCGTACGCCCCGGGTCGTCGGAGAGGCCCGCACCGCGCCGCCCCCGGCTCACCGGCCGGGCGGCGGTGCTCGTGCTCGTGCTGGCGGTCCTGGCCGTCTCCTACGCCTCCTCGATGCGCGCCTTCCTGCACCAGCGCTCGGAGATCGCCGAGCTGAAGGCGCAGATCGCCGAACGCCGGGCGGCCATCGACGACCTGGAGCGGGAGAAGAAGCGCTGGCAGGACCCGGCGTTCGTGCAGTCGCGGGCGCGCGACATCGGGTACGTCATGCGCGGCGAGACACCGTTCGTCGTGCTCCAGGACGGCGAGCCGCTCACCACCGGGGCAACGCTGAGCGACCCCGACGACCTGCCCGAGCAGGCGCCCACTGCCTGGTGGGTCGACGCCTGGGACTCGGTGCGGCTGGCCGGGCACCCGCCCAAGGACGAGCCGCCGCCGGCGACGACCATCGATGGAACCACCGAGGAGACCGAGTGA